GTTGAAGCGGTAAGCCAAGATGATTTTGATAAATGGGTTGCTGCGCAAACAAAATCACAAGACCAATATAACAAAGAAGAAGCAACTGCAGCAGCACAAAAAACAATGACCCGAGATGAATTACTCACTCTTGGAAAGCAAAAATATGAACAGTTTTGTTCTCCATGTCATAGACCTGATGGCAAGGGTATTCCACCCATGTATCCTGCACTTAAAGGGAGCTCTGTAGCAACAGGCAATCCTATTTCACGGCATATAGATACAATACTTAACGGTATTCCTGGTTCAGCGATGCAGCCTTATAAAGATCAACTAACCGATGAGGAAATTGCTGCTATTGTGACGTATGAACGTAATGCCTGGGAGAATAACACTAATGATGAAGTTCAAGCTGCAGAAGTTGCGGCACAACGTCAGAAAGCTAATCAACAACCAACCATGGTTAATAAAGTTCAAGCTGGAGGTTTGCAATGAGCAGTTATACATTAGCACACGATGAAAAACATGACGATCATGGTCCTGAACAAGGCAAGGGCGTCTTAGGATTTATAAAACGCTGGTTGTTTACTACAAACCACAAAGACATTGGTACACTTTACTTGTGGCTTGCAATGATCAGCTTCTTTTTAGCTGGCGGCATGGCATTGCTTATTCGCGCAGAATTATTTCAGCCAGGCCATCGCTTTGTTGACCCTAATTTCTTTAACCAAATGACAACGCTTCATGGGTTAATCATGTTATTTGGCGTGGTCATGCCCGCATTTACTGGAATGGCGAACTGGCAAATTCCAATGATGATCGGGGCTCCAGATATGGCTTTGCCCCGTTTAAATAACTGGAGTTTCTGGATTTTACCTTTTGCGTTTACCTTATTGCTTTCCACAACTTTTCACGCTGGAGGCGGTCCTAACTTTGGGTGGACGATGTATGCACCTCTATCTACCAAATACGCCCCACCAAGTACCGATTTCATGATTTTTTCAATCCATATGATGGGTATTTCATCGATTATGGGTTCGATAAATATTATTGCGACCATACTCAATTTACGGGCACCAGGCATGACTTTGATGAAAATGCCGATGTTCGTATGGACTTGGTTAATTACCGCCTTTTTATTGATTGCAATTATGCCTGTCTTGGCTGGCGCAGTAACGATGATGTTGGCTGACCGTCATTTTGGTACCAGCTTCTTTAATGCAGCAGGTGGTGGTGATCCCATACTGTTCCAACACGTATTTTGGTTTTTTGGACATCCCGAAGTATATGTTCTTGTATTACCCGCTTTCGGGGTTATATCCGAAGTAATCCCTACCTTTAGCCGTAAGCCATTGTTCGGCTATTATTTTATGGTTTATGCGACCGTCAGTATTGCTATATTGTCATTTATTGTTTGGGCGCACCATATGTTTACATCCGGGATACCCCTGGGTGCTGAACTATTCTTCATGTACACCACGATGCTTATTGCGGTACCCACAGGGATTAAAGTATTTAACTGGGTCAGTACGATGTTCAGAGGCTCCATGACCTTCGAAACCCCTATGTTGTTTGCCTTAGCGTTCGTCTTTTTATTTACTATAGGCGGATTTACTGGCCTGATGTTGGCATTGGTACCTGCAGACTTCCAGTATCAAGATAGTTATTTCGTGGTAGCACATTTCCATTATGTTCTGGTTCCCGGTGTAATTTTTGCCTTATTTTCTGCTACCTACTATTGGTTACCCAAATGGACAGGCCATATGTATAACGAATGTATAGGTAAATGGCATTTCTGGTTATCTGTTATTTCAGTGAACGTGGCATTTTTCCCCATGCACTTCTTAGGACTGGCCGGTATGCCAAGAAGGATCCCCGATTATGCGTTACAGTTCACCAATTTTAATATGATCTCTTCAATTGGAGCATTTATCTTTGGTTTTACCCAACTGCTCTTTTTATATAATGTGATTGCTACTGTGAGAAAGAAAGGTACTAAAAAAGACATTGCAGCAGGCAGAGCGTGGGAGGGTGCATATGGTTTAGAATGGACCTTGCCTTCTCCACCCCCGTATCACACATTTACAACTCCACCGAAGTTGGATTTATAGGTTTGCTGTATGAAAAAACAAAAAGGCCATCAAAAGTTAATCATAATTTTATCCGGCCTTGTGCTAGGTATGTTTGCCTTTGGCTTTGCATTAGTACCCATTTACAACAGTTTATGTAAGTCACTGGGTATTAATGGTAAAACAAATCCCGAGGCAGTCGCTTATGATATAACTAAGGCTAAAATTGATAAAAAAAGAGAAATAACAGTTGAGTTTGTTGCTACCAACAATAGTGGTGTCCCTTGGGCATTTTATCCCAAAACTCGAAAGATCAAGGTACATCCTGGCGAAATAGCAAAACTTGCCTTTTATGCAGAAAATAAAACGGACCATCAGATGACGGTACAAGCGATACCGAGCGTTACCCCTGGTATTGCTGCTAAATATCTGAAAAAAACAGAATGTTTTTGCTTTACTCGGCAAACGTTAAATGGACATGAGGCTATGGATATGCCTTTACTATTTCATTTGGATGCTGATTTACCCGAAAAAGTAAATACCGTTACATTGTCTTATACTTTATTCGATGTAACCGATAAGGCTTAATGCACTTTTGGTGGTGTGGAGTCTGACAAAGTTCATACGATTTAACAACGCCCAACCATAGAGAGCGTATTTAGAACAGATTATTGATACAGGAGATAAAAATATAATGGGAGCACATGGTACTTATTATGTCCCTAAGCCAAGCCATTGGCCTTTGGTTGCATCATGTGGGCTGACTACTCTGCTTGTAGGTGCGGCGTCTTGGCTTCATCACGATTGGTATGGGCCTTACATATTCAGTATTGGCATGGGAATTATGATTTTTATGCTATTTGGTTGGTTTGGCCAAGTCATCTATGAGAACTCAAAAGGAGTCTATGACCAACAGGTTGATCGCTCATTTCGTTGGGGAATGTGCTGGTTTATTTTTTCTGAAGTTTGTTTTTTCGGAGCATTTTTTGGTGCCTTGTTTTATACCCGATTTTGGGTTGTTCCGCTTTTAGGGGGCGATGTACATCCCATCACACATTTTACCTTATGGCCTGATTTTAATTCCACCTGGCCTCTATTAGATAACCCCAATAATAAAGTTTTTGCTGGTGCCGAGGAGGCAATGGGAGCTTGGGGATTAGCCGCTGTGAACACGCTTATCTTATTAACCTCAGGGGTTACTATCACTTGGGCACATTGGGCCTTAAAATTAGAAAAGCACAAGCAAGTACTTATTGGAATGGTTTTAACCATTGCCCTAGGTATTTTGTTTTTGGTATTGCAAAGCTATGAGTATCATGAAGCATATACCAAGATGAATTTAACACTTTCTGCTGGTATTTATGGAACGACCTTTTTTATGCTCACAGGATTTCACGGTCTGCACGTAACCTTGGGTACTATTATGCTGATAGTAATCGCGGTTCGTTGCAAGTTGGGACATTTTACACCAGAGCGTCATTTTGGATTCGAAGGTGTTGCCTGGTATTGGCACTTTGTAGACGTGGTCTGGTTGTTCTTGTTTGTTTTTGTTTATTGGTTATAAATACGCTAGGTTGGGCCTTGGCGCAACGAAAGTGTCCTATGCATTATCTATTCCTAGAAGAGTTGGGCTAAGGCCCAACTCTGAAGAATCGACACATATCTTTTAAAGTTGGCAGAAATTAGGAAAATTATCGATATTTTTTTATTGTTCATACCTGATAATTGAATGAGTAACTTTGTCGCGCTAAGGATGCAATCCATAATTCCTTGTTATTACTTTAAGCATGCTGCTCAAATGTGGGTCTATAGCGGCCGATTTTCTTTAAAATATTATTAATCCAAATAAATCGAACTGTGCGAGGGACGTTTCATGATGCAATTTTTTTAGGTCATAAACTCTCTCTAATGGGGGATTGTCGGGCTTATTGGTGCAATTTTGCATCATAAGCAAATCTCATTAATTAAATAGTTTGCATCTATATTGATTTTTATGTGATTTAAATAAACAATCGCTGCCTTTCAATATTTTGTAGGGTAATTATGTTAAATAACTCAACACTCAAACTAGAAGCAGAAAAGCAATCCGTTAACTACACAACGGCCTGGTCAACTGGCTCTCCCTCTAAATCAAGCGCCACTGTTTCAGTCTTAAAATATGAAGGAACTGTGTATCTGGTCACTAATGCCCATGCGGTAGCCAATGCTCATTTTTTAAAAGCGAAATTTAATCAGGGCTCTCATGAAATTCCTGTCACTGCAGTCTGGGTAGACCCAGTTATGGATGTTGCTATCCTCAAAGCGAATACTGAGGAAGGAGCGAGTTTAATATTAAAAAAAGTGGAGCCTTTAGAAGTAGACACTAAATTTCAAGCCTCATCTACCGAAGTTAATGCTTATGGTTATCCCGCTGGAGGTAAAGGACTTTCTTTTACCAAAGGCCATATTTCCAGAACTGAAATTTCGCAGATTGCTTATTCCAATCTTCCCGGAATCACCGTTCAGACGAGTGCTCCAATTAATCCAGGGAATAGTGGGGGACCAATTACAGTACAAGTTAAAGATAAAGAAGTCTGTGTAGGTATTGTAACTCAAGGAAACACTTCCTTAAGTAACGTAGGTTATTTTATTCCTGCGACCACGGTGGTACAAGTAATAGAAAATTATAAGAAATTTGGAAAGCTTAAGGATGCAAAATGCATTGATTACGTCACAGTGCCACAAGTTTCCTTCCAATGGCAATCATTAAAAAACTCTGCATTACGACATCAAGTAGGAATGAAGCCTAGTACTTTAGATGAAGAACTGACAGGAATTTACGTAACAAAGGTATCCAAAAATTCTTGTGCATTTAATAAATTGCAAGACGGAGATGTTATTCTCGAAATCGATGGTCATCCAATCCTGGCGAATGGGCATGTGGAAGTAGCAGAATTAGGATATCCCATATCATTTCTTTATTTAATCCAAAGAAAAAAATACATGGATAAGATGGAGTTTCTAATTCAAAGAAAAAATAGCGACAGTGAGCACGAAACACTGAAGATTGAGATTAGATTAAATGAGCAATTGGGGCGTAATATATTAGGGATTAAGGACGGTAAACCACTTAAGTATCACATTCAGCCGTCTGGAAAAAATGGAGGCTTTGTATTTGTAAAATGCACCCAAGCATTAATGGATACTTATAAATCGAATTATGCTACCGGACAAAGGACGATTACCGACTATTCTAATATGCCTCCTATGTTTAATGATTTCACAGCATCTACATTAGATGACGAACAATATGAAATTGTGGTGTTACATCACATTTTTGCCTCTGAAGATACGGATGGGTATGAAAATTTTGCTTTAAGTCGCGGTGCTTTATGTGAAAGTCATCGAGTCGTCGAAGTCAATGATAAAAAAATAAATAACTTACATGACTTAGTTACTTTATTGGCCGAGAACGAGCAAAACCCTTCTTCAATTAAATTTGCCAATGGAAAGAAAGTAGTTATTGCTCCTCAAGTTCCTAACACAAAAAAGGAACTTCAGCAGCGTTATCAAATTGCATTTTTTACTAGCGCTGAAGTAGCTCGAGGTATTGCGGAAGCTCGTGCTGCCAAGGATGAATTTATAAATAAATTGAAGGCAGTTTACGATGAAAACAAAGAAAGTTTTTTACCGTCGGAATTTAAAATGTAGCAGATTAAAACTTAGCAAATTCGGACTTGGCCCTGAGGGGTCGTCACTTTTTTTGCGCAATTTAGCGGCTTTTAAATGAGCACATTCTTTCTATATAGTGTCATTCCCGCGCAGGCGGTAATCCATACTGCAAACGAAGTAAGGAATTAATTTGATGGATGGATTCCTGCCTGTGCGGGAATGACACGAATTGAGAACAACTGGTTAATTACTCTTAATATTGATTATCGAAAACTCTTTGTATAAAAAAAGGGGGTGGAACCTCCGTCACGTTTCGAACATTCATGCAGAAGAGAAATTCAGGCTCATTCGTTCATAAACGAGTATTGATCAACAAACCAGGCTGGAATTGAATTTCTTGAATCGTTAATTGATAGGTAAAAAATGAGTGAGCAAATTTTATTTCCTCAATAATTGCTTGGCCACGAAAGTGCTTTGCAAAAAAAGAAATCTCAATATCTTTTTCAATATACTCATCACATTTGAGCTCTAATTTTTCTTCAGACAAACTCAGCAGCTGGCCTACAAATTCATCTTCGCCAATTTTCATTAGAACATAAACAGGTTGGACTGGCTCTATTAACATTGCAGACTCCTGGCAATATAACCAGCTTATATCTATAAGTGTAGCTTAATATAAAGCTCTTTTTAAAATTTGAACCTATAACAGCGAAACTACCGAGCACGCTTGATTGATTGGTTGCATTTGATAGTCTATGACTGAGTACTTTAGGTGGTTGTAACCATTCCTGTTTATCGGGAGAATCAGGCTGGCTACTACACACCGATTAACGGATTGCAATAACCTAGGAGAGCTAGGTTATTGGATTGATTACAGGAACAAAATCATTGATGCGTACGACCCAATTGATCAATGATCATTTGCAAAAAATGTTCATTGTCATAGTGAATAACTAATGAGCCTTTGCCTGCTTTTCCAGGTTTTAGCTTAATTGAAGTTTGCAAATGTTGTGACAGATTGTTTAACTGCTCGTGGTACGTATGAGAATGGCCTAGATCAGGTTGCTGGTCCTTTATTTTTCCGGATTTAATGCGTTCAACCAACTTTTCGGTTTCACGTACCGATAAATTTTTGGCAACAATCAATTGCGCTACTTGATTTTGCTGCTCTTCATCCAACATCAATAAGGCGCGGGCATGCCCCATATCAAGATCACCATGCTCTAAAAGTTTTTTAACGCCAGTTGATAGGGCCAATAATCGCAGGTAATTACTGACTGCAGTCCTGGATTTACACAAGAGATCTGCAACCTGTTGATGTGTGAGAGAAAACTCGTTCGTCAATCGATGCATCGCACGTGCTTGATCCATGGCATTGAGATCTTCACGCTGCAAATTTTCAACTAAAGCCATAGCCATAGCTGTCTCATCATCAACTTGTTTTAAAATCACTGGAACTTCGGTAAGTCCTGCTAATTGGCTGGCTCGCCAGCGACGCTCACCGGCAATTATTTCATAACGCCCGCTACTCAATTCACGAACTAATAGCGGTTGAAGCAAACCTTGCTTTTTAATGGATTGGGCAAGTTCCATTAGAGGTGCCTCTTCCATTTCGCCACGAGGTTGATATTTTCCTGGTTGCAAACAATCTATAGAAAGCTTTAGGCTTTCAGCTGGGGGCTTCTCATTTAAAAGAATACCATTTGATTGGCTTAATAAAGCGGATAAATTACGCCCTAAACTACTACGTTTTACTGTCATAAATTACCCCATTTATCCTACTACAGTCTGTTTATTAATTAACTCGGAAGCAAGGACCATATAGGCTGCTGCGCCGGGTGATGTTTTATCGTATTGTAAGGCAGGCAACCCATGGCTGGGTGCTTCAGCAAGTCTGACATTACGTGGTACTACGGTTCTGTAGACCTTGGTTGGAAAGTGTTCTATAAGCTGTTTCGACACCTCGGAGCACAATCGATTACGCGCATCGTACATGGTTCGTAACACCCCCTCAAGGTGCAAACGAGGATTTACTGAGGCTCTAACCTGTTCGATAGTCGATAGCAATGCCGCTAAGCCTTCAAGAGCGTAGTATTCGCATTGCATAGGGATAAGAACTGAGTCTGCAGC
This sequence is a window from Legionella cherrii. Protein-coding genes within it:
- a CDS encoding cytochrome c oxidase subunit 3, which encodes MGAHGTYYVPKPSHWPLVASCGLTTLLVGAASWLHHDWYGPYIFSIGMGIMIFMLFGWFGQVIYENSKGVYDQQVDRSFRWGMCWFIFSEVCFFGAFFGALFYTRFWVVPLLGGDVHPITHFTLWPDFNSTWPLLDNPNNKVFAGAEEAMGAWGLAAVNTLILLTSGVTITWAHWALKLEKHKQVLIGMVLTIALGILFLVLQSYEYHEAYTKMNLTLSAGIYGTTFFMLTGFHGLHVTLGTIMLIVIAVRCKLGHFTPERHFGFEGVAWYWHFVDVVWLFLFVFVYWL
- a CDS encoding cytochrome c oxidase assembly protein, with translation MKKQKGHQKLIIILSGLVLGMFAFGFALVPIYNSLCKSLGINGKTNPEAVAYDITKAKIDKKREITVEFVATNNSGVPWAFYPKTRKIKVHPGEIAKLAFYAENKTDHQMTVQAIPSVTPGIAAKYLKKTECFCFTRQTLNGHEAMDMPLLFHLDADLPEKVNTVTLSYTLFDVTDKA
- a CDS encoding S1C family serine protease, which produces MLNNSTLKLEAEKQSVNYTTAWSTGSPSKSSATVSVLKYEGTVYLVTNAHAVANAHFLKAKFNQGSHEIPVTAVWVDPVMDVAILKANTEEGASLILKKVEPLEVDTKFQASSTEVNAYGYPAGGKGLSFTKGHISRTEISQIAYSNLPGITVQTSAPINPGNSGGPITVQVKDKEVCVGIVTQGNTSLSNVGYFIPATTVVQVIENYKKFGKLKDAKCIDYVTVPQVSFQWQSLKNSALRHQVGMKPSTLDEELTGIYVTKVSKNSCAFNKLQDGDVILEIDGHPILANGHVEVAELGYPISFLYLIQRKKYMDKMEFLIQRKNSDSEHETLKIEIRLNEQLGRNILGIKDGKPLKYHIQPSGKNGGFVFVKCTQALMDTYKSNYATGQRTITDYSNMPPMFNDFTASTLDDEQYEIVVLHHIFASEDTDGYENFALSRGALCESHRVVEVNDKKINNLHDLVTLLAENEQNPSSIKFANGKKVVIAPQVPNTKKELQQRYQIAFFTSAEVARGIAEARAAKDEFINKLKAVYDENKESFLPSEFKM
- the ctaD gene encoding cytochrome c oxidase subunit I, which produces MSSYTLAHDEKHDDHGPEQGKGVLGFIKRWLFTTNHKDIGTLYLWLAMISFFLAGGMALLIRAELFQPGHRFVDPNFFNQMTTLHGLIMLFGVVMPAFTGMANWQIPMMIGAPDMALPRLNNWSFWILPFAFTLLLSTTFHAGGGPNFGWTMYAPLSTKYAPPSTDFMIFSIHMMGISSIMGSINIIATILNLRAPGMTLMKMPMFVWTWLITAFLLIAIMPVLAGAVTMMLADRHFGTSFFNAAGGGDPILFQHVFWFFGHPEVYVLVLPAFGVISEVIPTFSRKPLFGYYFMVYATVSIAILSFIVWAHHMFTSGIPLGAELFFMYTTMLIAVPTGIKVFNWVSTMFRGSMTFETPMLFALAFVFLFTIGGFTGLMLALVPADFQYQDSYFVVAHFHYVLVPGVIFALFSATYYWLPKWTGHMYNECIGKWHFWLSVISVNVAFFPMHFLGLAGMPRRIPDYALQFTNFNMISSIGAFIFGFTQLLFLYNVIATVRKKGTKKDIAAGRAWEGAYGLEWTLPSPPPYHTFTTPPKLDL
- a CDS encoding ParB/RepB/Spo0J family partition protein — translated: MTVKRSSLGRNLSALLSQSNGILLNEKPPAESLKLSIDCLQPGKYQPRGEMEEAPLMELAQSIKKQGLLQPLLVRELSSGRYEIIAGERRWRASQLAGLTEVPVILKQVDDETAMAMALVENLQREDLNAMDQARAMHRLTNEFSLTHQQVADLLCKSRTAVSNYLRLLALSTGVKKLLEHGDLDMGHARALLMLDEEQQNQVAQLIVAKNLSVRETEKLVERIKSGKIKDQQPDLGHSHTYHEQLNNLSQHLQTSIKLKPGKAGKGSLVIHYDNEHFLQMIIDQLGRTHQ